One region of Streptomyces sp. CG4 genomic DNA includes:
- the sufU gene encoding Fe-S cluster assembly sulfur transfer protein SufU: MKLDSMYQEVILDHYKNPHGRGLRDGDAEVHHVNPTCGDEITLRVKYDGTKIADVSYEGQGCSISQASASVLNELLVGKDLTDAQKIQETFLELMQSKGRIEPDDAMEDILEDAVAFAGVSKYPARVKCALLSWMAWKDATAQALGGADAERKTA; this comes from the coding sequence GTGAAGCTGGATTCGATGTACCAGGAAGTCATCCTGGACCACTACAAGAACCCGCACGGGCGTGGTCTTCGGGATGGCGACGCCGAGGTGCACCACGTGAACCCGACCTGTGGCGACGAGATCACCCTCCGTGTGAAGTACGACGGCACGAAGATCGCGGACGTCTCGTACGAGGGCCAGGGCTGCTCGATCAGCCAGGCATCCGCCTCTGTCCTCAACGAACTCCTGGTCGGCAAGGACCTGACCGACGCGCAGAAGATCCAGGAGACCTTCCTGGAGCTGATGCAGTCCAAGGGCAGGATCGAGCCGGACGACGCGATGGAGGACATCCTGGAGGACGCGGTCGCGTTCGCCGGTGTCTCCAAGTACCCCGCGCGGGTCAAGTGCGCCCTCCTGAGCTGGATGGCGTGGAAGGACGCGACGGCCCAGGCGCTGGGTGGCGCCGACGCCGAAAGGAAGACGGCATGA
- a CDS encoding metal-sulfur cluster assembly factor, with product MSETAEMKPASEEELREALYDVVDPELGIDVVNLGLIYGIHIDDANIATIDMTLTSAACPLTDVIEDQAKSATDGLVNELRINWVWMPPWGPDKITDDGREQLRALGFNV from the coding sequence ATGAGCGAGACCGCTGAGATGAAGCCGGCCTCGGAGGAGGAACTCCGCGAGGCGCTGTACGACGTCGTCGACCCCGAGCTGGGCATCGACGTCGTCAACCTCGGCCTGATCTACGGCATCCACATCGACGACGCGAACATCGCGACGATCGACATGACCCTGACCTCGGCGGCCTGCCCGCTGACCGACGTCATCGAGGACCAGGCCAAGTCCGCCACGGACGGCCTCGTCAACGAACTGCGCATCAACTGGGTCTGGATGCCCCCGTGGGGCCCCGACAAGATCACGGACGACGGCCGCGAGCAGCTGCGGGCGCTCGGCTTCAACGTCTGA
- a CDS encoding multidrug efflux SMR transporter, whose protein sequence is MGYLLLAGAIAAEVAATTAMKYSAGFTRLGPSLVTTLGYVVSFALLAQTLKTVQIGTAYAIWSGVGTATIAVLGLLLFGEGLSVPKLAGILLIIGGVVVLNLGGASH, encoded by the coding sequence ATGGGATACCTCTTGCTCGCCGGCGCCATAGCCGCCGAGGTCGCCGCGACGACGGCGATGAAGTACAGCGCGGGCTTCACCCGGCTCGGGCCCTCGCTGGTGACGACCCTGGGCTACGTCGTCTCCTTCGCGCTGCTCGCCCAGACCCTGAAGACCGTGCAGATCGGCACCGCGTACGCGATCTGGTCCGGGGTGGGCACGGCCACCATCGCCGTGCTCGGGCTGCTGCTGTTCGGGGAGGGGCTGAGCGTCCCCAAGCTCGCCGGGATCCTGCTGATCATCGGGGGAGTCGTGGTGCTGAACCTGGGCGGGGCGAGCCACTGA
- a CDS encoding TetR family transcriptional regulator — MVRRHDPERRQRIIDAAIRVVGRDGIAGLSHRSVAAEADVPLGSTTYHFATLEELMVAALRQANEGFGRVLAERLPEGGQGDLAAELAAVLGEWLGGERTGVELEYELYLAALRRPALRPVAAEWTEDAAALLARRTDPVTARALLALMDGICLQVLLTGGSYDEEYARTALARLIP, encoded by the coding sequence ATGGTCCGGCGCCACGACCCCGAGCGGCGGCAGCGGATCATCGACGCCGCGATCCGCGTGGTCGGCCGCGACGGCATCGCCGGGCTGAGCCACCGCTCCGTCGCCGCCGAGGCGGACGTACCGCTCGGCTCCACGACGTACCACTTCGCCACCCTCGAAGAGCTGATGGTGGCCGCGCTGCGGCAGGCGAACGAGGGCTTCGGCCGGGTGCTCGCCGAGCGGCTGCCGGAAGGCGGGCAGGGCGACCTCGCCGCGGAGCTGGCCGCCGTGCTCGGCGAGTGGCTGGGCGGCGAGCGCACCGGGGTGGAGCTGGAGTACGAGCTGTATCTGGCCGCGCTGCGCCGCCCCGCGCTGCGTCCCGTCGCCGCCGAGTGGACCGAGGACGCGGCCGCGCTGCTGGCCCGGCGCACGGACCCGGTCACGGCCCGGGCGCTGCTCGCGCTCATGGACGGCATCTGCCTCCAGGTGCTGCTGACGGGCGGTTCCTACGACGAGGAGTACGCGCGCACCGCGCTCGCCCGTCTGATCCCCTGA